In Sedimentibacter sp. MB31-C6, one genomic interval encodes:
- a CDS encoding M14 family zinc carboxypeptidase: protein MSNFVVDTSNTYFLNDIYKDIDILCNKYSEFLSKEIIGKSVEGRDIVAVRMSSDGNSNHMKKPSVLLTGGIHAREDFSVMLCMKMIDYYSYYYNEEKQFESYYIRKIVNDVDIYFVPVSNPDGLNIIHNGLESSLNYPQLKDMKIWGENHTYWKANANGVDLNKNFDDGNWDIRTCVPGTDVPCSDRFKGYTPNSEPETKALVSFCNNHNFSLMVSYHCSGNCTFWADSGTHNMFNGLDEKIMNELNEKYIYRKTKISTNPKIYGCGFENWFRAKMKRPAFCIELSPFVEGGKQHPDSMFDELVWQYAKSTGLFFAEKAKEVYNEIYSDVEKYAALTE, encoded by the coding sequence TTGAGTAACTTTGTAGTTGATACATCGAATACTTATTTTTTAAATGATATTTATAAAGATATTGATATACTTTGTAATAAATATAGTGAATTTTTGAGTAAAGAGATTATAGGAAAATCTGTTGAAGGTAGGGATATTGTTGCAGTTAGAATGTCGTCAGATGGAAATTCCAATCATATGAAAAAGCCTTCTGTTTTATTGACAGGTGGAATTCATGCTAGGGAGGATTTTTCTGTAATGCTTTGTATGAAGATGATTGATTATTACTCTTATTATTATAATGAAGAAAAACAATTTGAAAGTTATTATATTAGAAAAATAGTGAATGATGTTGATATATATTTTGTCCCTGTTTCTAATCCTGATGGATTAAATATTATCCACAATGGGTTGGAATCTTCTCTAAATTATCCACAGCTAAAGGATATGAAAATATGGGGTGAAAATCATACATATTGGAAGGCAAATGCTAATGGAGTAGATTTAAATAAAAATTTTGACGATGGCAATTGGGATATTCGAACATGTGTACCAGGTACTGATGTGCCTTGTTCTGATAGATTTAAAGGTTATACTCCTAATAGTGAGCCTGAAACTAAAGCATTAGTCAGTTTTTGCAATAATCATAATTTTTCATTGATGGTGAGTTATCATTGTTCTGGTAATTGTACATTTTGGGCTGATAGTGGAACTCATAATATGTTTAATGGATTAGATGAAAAAATAATGAATGAATTAAATGAAAAATATATATACAGAAAAACTAAAATAAGTACTAATCCAAAGATATATGGATGTGGTTTTGAAAATTGGTTTAGAGCAAAAATGAAAAGACCTGCATTTTGTATTGAGTTATCGCCTTTTGTTGAAGGTGGCAAGCAACATCCTGACAGTATGTTTGATGAATTGGTGTGGCAATATGCAAAGTCAACAGGGTTGTTTTTTGCTGAAAAGGCAAAAGAAGTGTATAATGAGATTTATAGTGATGTTGAGAAGTATGCCGCATTAACAGAGTGA
- a CDS encoding competence/damage-inducible protein A, whose amino-acid sequence MNGEILCVGTELLHGDIVNTNAQYISKKLAEIGIDVHYQSVVGDNPERIKNAFGIAFSRSDIVICTGGLGPTKDDITKNILAEYFNVEMVYDENSFEHVKKMYARFRKDFPKNNMRQTYFPKGSIILNNLNGTANACILRDKDDKGEYKIGILLPGPPKEMEPLMDNEVIPYLKQFSNEVVYGEKVIVVNIGESGAEEMVMDIIDNQTNPTIAPYASAGKVIFRVTAKAESKEKCIELIEPVKNELIKRFGKNNAYISKTGKVEDNAAELLIENNLTIAIAESCTGGMVSSKLISYPGISKVFKEGFITYSNEAKMNTLNVKRNTLDKYGAVSEETAKEMAIGAAQVAGTDIGVSTTGIAGPDGGTVEKPVGLFYVCVYYNGKFNLKEIQSTGARDTIRERASNTVLDMIRSAVEK is encoded by the coding sequence ATGAATGGTGAAATTTTATGTGTAGGTACTGAGCTTTTGCATGGTGATATAGTAAACACAAATGCTCAATATATTTCTAAAAAGTTAGCTGAAATAGGTATTGATGTACATTATCAATCGGTTGTTGGCGACAATCCTGAAAGAATTAAAAATGCCTTTGGTATTGCATTTTCTAGGTCGGATATAGTTATTTGCACAGGTGGTTTAGGACCTACTAAAGATGATATAACTAAAAATATATTAGCTGAATATTTTAATGTTGAAATGGTTTATGATGAAAATAGCTTTGAACATGTTAAAAAAATGTATGCTCGTTTTAGAAAAGACTTTCCTAAAAACAATATGAGACAAACATATTTTCCTAAAGGTTCTATTATATTAAATAATCTTAATGGTACTGCAAATGCCTGTATATTAAGAGATAAGGATGATAAAGGAGAATATAAAATTGGTATACTTTTACCTGGACCTCCTAAAGAAATGGAGCCATTAATGGATAATGAAGTTATTCCTTATTTAAAGCAATTCTCTAATGAAGTGGTATATGGGGAAAAAGTAATCGTTGTTAATATTGGTGAATCAGGTGCTGAAGAAATGGTAATGGATATTATAGATAATCAGACTAATCCTACTATTGCACCCTATGCCAGTGCTGGAAAAGTAATTTTTAGAGTTACTGCTAAAGCCGAAAGTAAGGAAAAATGTATTGAACTGATAGAGCCTGTTAAAAATGAATTAATTAAACGTTTCGGAAAAAATAATGCATATATCTCTAAAACTGGTAAAGTAGAAGATAATGCAGCAGAACTATTAATTGAAAACAACCTGACTATAGCGATAGCTGAATCTTGTACTGGTGGAATGGTTTCTTCTAAATTAATAAGTTATCCCGGTATATCTAAGGTATTTAAGGAAGGATTTATTACTTACAGCAATGAAGCTAAAATGAATACTCTTAATGTAAAAAGAAATACTTTAGATAAATATGGAGCTGTTAGTGAGGAAACTGCAAAGGAAATGGCAATAGGCGCTGCTCAAGTTGCAGGGACTGATATTGGAGTTTCAACTACTGGCATAGCTGGTCCAGATGGTGGAACTGTGGAAAAACCTGTAGGACTATTTTATGTTTGTGTTTATTATAATGGAAAATTCAATCTTAAAGAAATTCAATCAACTGGAGCTCGTGATACAATAAGAGAAAGAGCATCAAATACAGTTTTGGATATGATTAGAAGCGCTGTTGAAAAGTAA
- a CDS encoding ABC transporter permease produces MLSIIKLRILRLKDDYLVFVFMTAMAIGLTAIFGISFNTYRPTVLVVDEDKSTYSEYFINELKENNAFNLIDSDINNAVIEVEEGSATVALIINEGFQSDIENSSDINLGLVKIKDDTVIVTLKEIVSSITMKMSGSVKIADVTSEFIYSVKPEMNKESIKLSTYENVMDAWKYKNPMSVTTTIALTGIDTGYDGLIHSMIGFTIFFSMYTMVFAIGTILYDKQYKTWERMVISPVSKFSIFGGSMIVAYLTGAVQIGVLIFCGKYLLKIDWGNSLSGVIMVSAAFVFAVTSLGLMMSGVIKTQAQLGSIAPIVLTSTAMIGGCMWPLEIVNNKVLLFLAELTPQKWAIQGIENIASKGMGFEAAILPTIVLLIMGAIYFTIGVKSLSISNSK; encoded by the coding sequence ATGCTCAGTATAATAAAATTGAGAATATTAAGGCTTAAAGATGACTATTTAGTGTTTGTGTTTATGACTGCAATGGCAATTGGATTAACTGCAATATTTGGTATTTCCTTTAATACGTACAGACCTACGGTGTTAGTAGTTGATGAAGATAAAAGTACTTATTCAGAATATTTTATTAATGAACTTAAGGAAAACAATGCTTTCAATTTAATTGATTCTGATATAAATAATGCTGTAATAGAAGTCGAAGAAGGTAGTGCAACTGTTGCATTAATAATAAACGAAGGATTCCAAAGTGATATTGAAAATAGTAGTGATATAAATTTAGGTTTAGTAAAAATCAAAGATGATACAGTAATTGTTACACTTAAAGAAATTGTATCCAGTATAACTATGAAAATGTCAGGAAGCGTAAAAATAGCAGATGTAACATCTGAATTTATATATTCAGTAAAACCTGAGATGAATAAGGAATCCATTAAATTATCAACATACGAAAATGTTATGGATGCATGGAAATATAAAAATCCTATGTCGGTAACAACAACAATTGCATTAACTGGTATAGATACAGGTTACGATGGTTTGATACATTCTATGATAGGATTTACAATATTCTTTTCTATGTATACAATGGTTTTTGCAATAGGCACTATATTATACGATAAGCAATATAAAACTTGGGAAAGGATGGTCATATCACCTGTTTCTAAGTTTTCCATATTTGGTGGAAGTATGATTGTAGCATACTTAACAGGTGCAGTTCAAATAGGTGTACTAATATTTTGTGGAAAATATTTGTTAAAAATAGATTGGGGCAATAGTTTGTCAGGTGTTATCATGGTATCAGCAGCATTTGTATTTGCTGTAACATCATTAGGATTGATGATGTCTGGAGTTATTAAGACCCAAGCACAGTTAGGTTCAATAGCTCCAATTGTACTCACAAGTACAGCAATGATTGGAGGCTGTATGTGGCCATTAGAAATAGTTAATAATAAAGTATTACTATTTTTAGCAGAGTTAACTCCACAAAAATGGGCAATACAAGGAATAGAGAATATTGCAAGTAAGGGTATGGGTTTCGAAGCAGCAATACTTCCAACCATAGTTCTATTAATTATGGGAGCAATTTACTTTACAATAGGAGTAAAATCTCTCAGTATTTCTAATTCAAAATAA
- a CDS encoding ABC transporter permease — MKIISVIIKDLKIILSDKKALAIIILMPMILTTILSFALKGSFMSSDEFNIEAVNIAVVKLYDENEDSQMFDNILNSSFFSYENLPTDDEFNPETIFFEDFLNSKEVKKIITYSIEKESEALKLLDNGEVSAVVLLPNKFIYDMNINFLTPFRNKVDIKILTHPDRSINGQIVKSVFESYSNAMSSSIIGKNILIETALSNDIGNESFDNISDIMEDMNNVMKSININIDNVVVEGRKHITSAEYYAVAMMTMFILFAAGQGGRMLLEEKDNQTYQRMIIAGTSKLGLLSGKLITIFLIAIFQITVMITFSHFALKVQWGESSAIMLISLSAAFAVAGLGSFIGAATYKAGNYKMANIFENIIIQGMALLGGSFFPIDVMPEFMQKFSFLSLNGIALKAYLKVVTGYGISDVINYIFVLVITGILFSTLAVLVLREKGGNTDAQYNKIENIKA; from the coding sequence ATGAAGATAATAAGTGTTATTATTAAAGATTTAAAAATTATACTCAGTGATAAAAAAGCTCTTGCTATAATAATCCTAATGCCTATGATTTTAACCACTATATTAAGTTTTGCTTTGAAAGGATCATTTATGAGTAGTGATGAATTTAATATAGAGGCAGTTAATATTGCTGTTGTAAAGCTTTATGATGAAAATGAAGACTCGCAAATGTTTGATAATATTTTAAATAGTAGTTTTTTTTCTTATGAAAATTTACCAACAGATGATGAATTTAATCCAGAAACTATATTTTTTGAAGACTTTTTAAATAGTAAAGAAGTAAAAAAAATAATAACATACAGCATAGAAAAGGAAAGCGAAGCTTTGAAGCTGTTAGATAATGGGGAAGTATCTGCAGTAGTTCTTCTTCCAAATAAATTTATTTATGATATGAATATCAATTTTCTTACACCTTTTAGAAATAAAGTTGATATTAAAATTTTAACACATCCAGATAGAAGTATTAATGGTCAAATTGTTAAGTCAGTTTTTGAGTCATATTCTAATGCAATGTCTTCATCAATTATTGGCAAAAATATACTTATTGAAACTGCATTATCTAATGACATTGGCAATGAAAGTTTTGATAATATAAGTGACATTATGGAAGATATGAATAATGTAATGAAGTCAATTAACATTAATATTGATAATGTTGTGGTTGAAGGTAGAAAACATATTACCAGTGCAGAATATTATGCTGTTGCAATGATGACTATGTTTATATTGTTTGCAGCCGGTCAAGGTGGTAGGATGCTTTTAGAGGAAAAGGATAATCAAACTTATCAAAGAATGATTATAGCCGGTACTTCTAAGTTAGGTTTATTATCAGGCAAGTTAATTACTATATTTCTAATTGCTATTTTTCAAATAACAGTTATGATTACATTCTCTCATTTTGCATTAAAAGTTCAGTGGGGAGAATCAAGTGCTATTATGTTGATTAGTTTATCAGCAGCATTTGCTGTAGCAGGCTTAGGCTCATTTATTGGAGCAGCAACATATAAAGCAGGAAATTATAAGATGGCAAATATATTTGAAAATATAATTATACAAGGAATGGCATTATTAGGCGGCAGTTTTTTCCCAATAGATGTAATGCCTGAATTTATGCAAAAATTTAGTTTTTTATCTCTTAATGGTATAGCATTAAAGGCATATCTTAAGGTAGTAACAGGATATGGAATTTCTGATGTAATAAATTATATTTTTGTGTTAGTTATTACGGGAATATTATTTTCAACATTAGCAGTGTTAGTACTTAGAGAGAAAGGAGGAAATACAGATGCTCAGTATAATAAAATTGAGAATATTAAGGCTTAA
- a CDS encoding ABC transporter ATP-binding protein yields MLKVENLYKSFDKVKAVEGINFEVKRGEVFGLLGPNGAGKSTTISIISTLLQPTSGDILFEGKSIIKEPNLIRQKLGVVPQDIALYPTLTGYENLSFWGSIYGLKGGALKKRINEVSDIIGLNGRLKDRVDKYSGGMKRRLNIGAALLHMPEILIMDEPTVGIDPQSRNHILDTVLELNKQGITIIYTSHYMEEVEYLCNEICIMDEGEVIASGSQRELIELVKEKTQINIKLDRMDLDILNSLKEINGVYDAKIKDENISLFGENADILLAEIIAKVTELGRRIESIDVKKPNLEAVFLHLTGKALRD; encoded by the coding sequence TTGTTAAAAGTAGAGAATCTTTATAAAAGTTTTGATAAAGTAAAAGCTGTAGAAGGTATAAATTTTGAGGTAAAAAGGGGAGAAGTATTTGGACTTTTAGGTCCAAATGGTGCAGGTAAGTCTACTACAATATCTATTATATCAACTTTATTACAGCCAACAAGTGGTGATATACTTTTTGAAGGCAAGAGTATTATTAAGGAACCAAATTTAATAAGGCAAAAGTTAGGTGTAGTACCGCAGGATATTGCTCTTTATCCAACTCTTACTGGTTATGAAAATTTATCCTTTTGGGGGAGTATTTATGGACTTAAGGGAGGAGCTCTTAAAAAAAGGATAAATGAAGTATCAGACATTATAGGGCTAAACGGACGACTAAAGGACAGAGTTGACAAATATTCAGGTGGAATGAAAAGAAGATTAAATATTGGAGCTGCACTTTTGCATATGCCTGAAATTTTAATAATGGATGAACCAACTGTAGGTATAGATCCTCAATCAAGAAATCATATATTAGATACTGTATTAGAACTTAACAAACAAGGAATAACAATAATATATACAAGTCATTATATGGAAGAAGTCGAGTATTTGTGTAATGAAATTTGTATTATGGATGAGGGGGAAGTTATAGCCTCAGGAAGTCAGCGGGAATTAATAGAACTTGTAAAAGAAAAAACACAAATAAATATTAAGCTAGACAGAATGGATTTAGATATTTTAAATAGTTTGAAAGAAATTAATGGCGTATATGATGCTAAAATTAAAGATGAGAATATTTCTTTATTTGGTGAAAATGCAGATATATTACTAGCAGAGATTATTGCAAAAGTAACTGAACTTGGAAGACGTATAGAATCAATAGATGTTAAAAAGCCAAATCTTGAAGCTGTATTTCTACATTTGACTGGAAAAGCTTTAAGGGATTAG
- a CDS encoding response regulator transcription factor: MIKVLLVDDQDILIEGLKLILGKEKDIEICCTANNGKKAYEKCKFNNPDVILMDIKMPELNGAEATGIIKNDFPNVKIIVLTTFNDDEYIYEALKNGASGYLLKDATTTEIAEAIRTVYNGGALIQSEIAVKVLDKFSQMAKGNYENKRDPKTELLTEREIEICRLIAEGKNNKEIADDLYLSQGTVKNHITRILIKLDLRDRTQLAVFTIKNDL, from the coding sequence ATGATTAAAGTACTTTTAGTTGACGACCAGGATATTTTAATAGAGGGACTTAAACTTATATTAGGCAAGGAAAAAGATATAGAAATTTGCTGTACTGCAAATAATGGCAAGAAAGCCTATGAAAAATGTAAATTTAATAATCCTGACGTTATATTAATGGATATAAAAATGCCAGAGCTTAACGGAGCAGAAGCTACAGGAATTATTAAGAATGACTTCCCAAATGTTAAAATTATAGTACTTACCACCTTTAATGATGATGAATATATATATGAAGCTCTTAAAAATGGAGCATCTGGGTATTTATTAAAAGATGCAACAACTACTGAAATTGCAGAGGCAATACGTACAGTTTATAATGGTGGAGCCCTTATACAATCAGAAATTGCTGTAAAAGTTTTAGATAAATTTTCTCAAATGGCAAAGGGTAATTATGAGAATAAACGTGACCCAAAGACAGAGCTTTTAACTGAAAGGGAAATTGAAATATGTAGACTTATTGCAGAAGGAAAAAATAATAAAGAAATAGCTGATGATTTATATTTAAGTCAAGGTACAGTAAAAAATCATATAACAAGAATTCTTATAAAGTTAGATTTAAGAGACAGAACTCAACTAGCAGTATTTACGATAAAAAATGATTTATAA
- a CDS encoding sensor histidine kinase produces MIKDKRLLYLLKLVVSLFLFLGALYFENPQQIRLYILVVVFLFYLTTGFVKASFKKEKKLYIIFFILDVAFIYIMEYNSRLLINYFFHSFYIIILLEASLTLGFRNGILIGLFTLFVSMIKYVYLIYYKLNYSNVSQLSFFLMINILIIVVTGFAQHNKEEKEKKDILYKELLDVNRQLKLYTQEIKRLSIVEERNRIARDIHDTLGHKMTALIMQLQMAEHLIKNDSNQAEKLIADAVETGRDTMIGIREVVETLRIKDNANLSCEEIKNLINEFSEKTGIDIELQIENEQIIKNSNVNYIIYRILQETITNAVRHGKATKININLNYSFKSISFFIKDNGVGAENITEGYGIKGIRERVELYSGNVEFGSDDGFSIKGILYLEGNND; encoded by the coding sequence ATGATAAAAGATAAAAGACTTTTGTATCTATTAAAATTAGTTGTATCACTGTTTTTATTCTTAGGAGCGCTATATTTTGAAAATCCACAGCAAATAAGATTATATATACTTGTTGTTGTGTTCTTATTTTACTTAACTACAGGATTTGTAAAAGCTTCTTTTAAAAAAGAAAAGAAGCTATATATTATTTTTTTTATTCTTGATGTAGCATTTATTTATATTATGGAATACAATTCTAGACTACTTATAAATTACTTCTTTCATTCCTTTTATATTATAATACTTTTAGAAGCATCTCTTACATTGGGATTCAGAAATGGAATATTAATTGGGTTATTTACTCTTTTTGTCTCAATGATAAAATATGTATATCTTATTTATTATAAATTAAACTATTCTAACGTTTCTCAATTATCTTTTTTTTTGATGATAAATATATTAATAATTGTTGTTACAGGTTTTGCACAACATAATAAGGAAGAAAAAGAAAAGAAGGACATATTATATAAGGAACTTTTAGATGTTAACAGACAATTAAAGCTTTACACACAAGAAATAAAAAGACTATCAATTGTAGAAGAAAGGAATAGAATTGCTAGGGATATACACGATACATTAGGTCATAAAATGACAGCTTTAATAATGCAACTTCAAATGGCTGAACACCTTATTAAAAATGACTCTAATCAAGCTGAAAAACTTATAGCAGATGCAGTTGAAACTGGGAGAGATACTATGATAGGTATAAGGGAAGTTGTGGAAACACTAAGGATAAAAGATAATGCTAATCTTTCGTGTGAAGAAATAAAAAATCTTATAAACGAATTTTCAGAAAAGACTGGTATTGATATTGAACTTCAAATTGAAAATGAGCAGATAATAAAAAATTCTAATGTAAATTATATAATATATAGAATATTACAAGAAACTATAACTAATGCAGTAAGACATGGAAAAGCAACAAAAATAAATATTAATCTTAATTATTCATTTAAATCTATAAGTTTTTTCATAAAGGATAATGGAGTAGGAGCAGAGAACATAACTGAAGGATATGGAATTAAGGGTATTAGAGAAAGAGTGGAGTTATATAGTGGTAACGTTGAATTTGGAAGTGATGATGGATTTTCCATAAAAGGTATTCTATATTTGGAGGGAAATAATGATTAA